A genomic window from Candidatus Zixiibacteriota bacterium includes:
- a CDS encoding RHS repeat-associated core domain-containing protein — protein MNFRFFAIMTICMIASLFCQVSAVAQDVTQLSIIEDASGMFNERGYLKANSFSYDGEEIVNDFNGNLMWTKRLKYAQVSQNGLNFDFKITYNGSVGHTVRAGVNATDPTNCGPKSLNLPEWILSVNGIAIQTFNFENEAISFNTYENDTITYDKDVAALINGYHSCYSRGESNGSYYGNISILMGDGSVSQFVSMAYGGNETGLIDGEYRSFSKDDKTKLFVEPSGDFTMFLENGTRVFFEHYVPEWKHDVTTGSVYADPQVFLPKKFYDVTGCAIGITYVDTVDLWCGYGRPPVATVNYGKMIDFDWVGMGTEAIYRLRLFHGLTWDEDSEDSEAWYRFELTDLLPGTSPSFLGDINRAYVSYIVDPVYRRTDFFHGPYTLIGYGFGDCWFEQIHTEGTFVATPYRLDSVRYSAGGLSAFKYYPLTDNSIDYWTLCYDPYEKYPCKKTAHFADIGRDPFFINMVTWRGTYNESRGLVTQDSLRFSWNDTDDDGNIDLVDSFYTRRYLWNSDATVGKETFLQYCYYNENGPWSTATRDRGWLLKLLSTTVSEYGSIFLPSDGDEVWRQDNYWNPRTKLLDSAVTTEDGVTSCSRKDYEFDDGSSDVTADTVSNVKKVTETNAFGVKTEAVYNDSCFDVTGALSYYNNTMVNFVRVIDSNDILLSQTQTLYYNAASTNGYPGQISEMRQYFVEDGIPGDYISESFEYFKGIEEPPCEGENGALRKKMSPNGDSTIYHYCDLVEIPEAPAGLFMVDSDSNQYVTNPVTYYEANVDGSIDTTETHIVNPLGHQWYKAVRFPDQDSLSTDDTLIDQSDCVFQSSVVAYDSYQIAVMLSAVPPEDDGDVDTLIPSASGHVFWSLEVTEIQYETYAWIQINGIRFYASDEQLVNSGVATVSPNDTIIVKAWVDPNDFEGTARAEAAFYTDCPDLEPDETNAMVSYQQLDEEWKPLKVVDANGMLSTATYDRLGRVSMVTLPGDFGYSYYNEDTTDYAKTEIPSSDGEVCYFSSRCYTYSDTLQIGWDAYYDDNKHMWFFTEARDAYLSFRYAVLPDVIDSVFLNYYCLRDDAWRVGLYQCPVYPEYNSDLTGIEECLIPNVYPQVGANRLNVTDIVDRYWYPKALVLRADTTFPEDEGPQYSVICSSEHANSSYHPYLEIHGRNISNESDSSWTIIYTYDDTRDDYDGISVTRQVRPNIGEYTPTTRTWFDGLGRPERTEYIDSDDSYDYTTIGYDYAGRVGRTTDQLGYSTRSAFDVLDRTTETTFPSSLSTAPHISLEYGDDTVWPFFRGPGYDCQRTITTDENGVMHYQFADKLGQTRLSSISDGTRWIYTHFNYDDLGNLIEVMRPGRAGESGTKTYFDAILYEYNSLGQLTRECTAVRDTSTDTYDTTVGDYDAIHYVYDKNGNLIGKQDGNLAGLSSWLYTAYDGINRVTHSGRLQIDATGDTVYVDTLMRYFYDQDSCANSKGRLSINLATVRGDNYGEQYDYDARGRLIRQKNVFYPSLVHQEDQYWLVAGPVGGRKHVIEYGYNHADQMTSLEYPDGTVVTYAYDDRGRLASVGTAQDPDRYASFTYTPRDEIETVVLGDNIQSMDYAYNERGWLTSINDGAIANGDMFGEDLYYYSHPTHAEATGQLNGNLLGQKLTLPDGETQTYLYGYDRLDRLMDVYLDEAAAEIESFTYDGNGNRMSYSQYDIGGRTYNYLSGTNKLTGISSSVDSLENSYQYDANGNISGDAARAATFAYDHFNRLEKVYLDGDWGDDEITFAYNNSGDRVVKKYYYHYRDLCVNNDPDSNIDASQQRGYQEAYRSAYEGDDPNTVELAAAGGPPKEYCTYSAAVETHYVRGAGGKVLAEYEIAPDGVYTLVRKYVYAGDQRIAMIDAQGGVYFYLNDHLGSARVVVSEKSGGTVKDVYSRYWAFGADADLTVTTGQPFKYTGKPFDNEGGMGLYYYGARYYAPELGRFTAIDPLASKYPGLSPYVYCANNPMKFVDPDGRTVTITGNEAQQAVDALGKQYNNLTITRDTASGQVSASGNAQTDAEKKFVEAVNSQKINVNLTTVEAGATVPGTNSSVAVGSFNGSTTDKNGVVQTSQYICMSHAQVIENIDGWTQGQTVMHEVLESYLGGVNNPGQAPSAASYDAAHRGAMSIGPGPDGVRAMGTWTTPAGRTVMHLLGPRGKAGGLLIRK, from the coding sequence ATGAATTTCAGGTTTTTTGCGATTATGACGATCTGTATGATCGCTAGTTTATTCTGTCAGGTGAGCGCTGTGGCTCAGGATGTCACTCAGTTGAGCATCATTGAAGATGCTTCCGGCATGTTCAACGAGAGAGGCTACCTCAAGGCCAATTCGTTTAGCTACGACGGCGAGGAGATAGTAAACGACTTCAACGGTAATCTTATGTGGACGAAGCGGTTGAAGTATGCGCAGGTGTCACAAAACGGTCTCAATTTCGATTTCAAAATAACATACAATGGTTCGGTGGGACACACGGTGCGGGCTGGAGTGAACGCCACAGACCCGACCAACTGCGGACCCAAGTCGCTCAATTTACCCGAATGGATATTGTCGGTGAACGGGATCGCGATTCAGACGTTCAATTTCGAAAACGAAGCTATAAGTTTCAACACGTATGAAAACGATACGATCACCTATGACAAGGACGTGGCAGCTCTTATAAACGGTTATCACTCGTGTTACAGCCGGGGTGAGTCAAACGGCTCCTACTATGGGAACATAAGCATTCTGATGGGCGATGGCAGTGTCAGTCAGTTTGTCAGTATGGCCTACGGCGGCAACGAGACAGGTTTGATTGATGGGGAGTATCGATCATTTTCCAAGGATGATAAAACTAAGTTGTTTGTCGAGCCAAGCGGCGATTTTACGATGTTTTTGGAAAACGGAACCCGTGTGTTTTTTGAGCATTATGTACCCGAGTGGAAACACGATGTGACAACGGGTTCGGTCTATGCGGACCCTCAGGTTTTCTTGCCCAAGAAGTTCTACGATGTAACCGGCTGCGCGATCGGTATTACGTACGTTGATACGGTGGACTTGTGGTGCGGTTATGGCCGGCCACCGGTTGCAACGGTCAACTATGGAAAAATGATAGACTTCGATTGGGTGGGGATGGGAACCGAAGCGATCTATCGCTTGCGGCTCTTTCATGGTTTGACCTGGGACGAGGATTCTGAAGACAGCGAAGCCTGGTACCGGTTCGAACTTACGGACCTGCTGCCGGGCACCAGTCCTTCATTTCTCGGCGACATAAATCGAGCATATGTGAGCTATATTGTGGATCCGGTCTACAGAAGAACCGACTTCTTCCACGGCCCCTATACGCTGATTGGATACGGATTCGGAGATTGCTGGTTTGAGCAAATCCACACCGAAGGTACATTTGTAGCAACGCCCTATCGCCTTGACAGCGTGCGTTATTCCGCGGGCGGGCTCTCGGCTTTCAAGTACTATCCGTTGACTGACAACTCAATTGACTATTGGACTCTCTGCTATGACCCTTATGAGAAGTACCCGTGCAAAAAAACCGCCCATTTTGCAGATATAGGGCGCGACCCGTTCTTTATCAATATGGTCACCTGGCGGGGAACTTACAACGAGTCTCGTGGCCTCGTTACTCAAGACAGTCTCCGTTTTAGTTGGAACGACACTGATGATGATGGCAATATTGACTTGGTGGACAGCTTCTACACACGTCGATACCTGTGGAATTCCGACGCAACTGTTGGGAAAGAAACCTTTCTCCAATATTGTTATTACAACGAGAATGGTCCCTGGAGTACCGCCACGAGGGACCGCGGATGGTTGCTGAAGCTGTTGTCAACGACGGTAAGTGAGTACGGTTCGATCTTTCTGCCTTCTGATGGAGATGAGGTATGGAGGCAGGATAACTATTGGAATCCGCGAACCAAACTGCTTGATTCGGCTGTGACGACAGAGGATGGCGTGACTTCATGTTCGCGCAAAGACTATGAGTTTGATGACGGGTCGAGCGACGTTACGGCGGACACCGTATCGAACGTCAAAAAAGTAACTGAGACCAACGCTTTCGGCGTAAAGACTGAGGCAGTGTACAATGACTCGTGTTTCGACGTTACGGGGGCATTGTCATACTACAATAACACCATGGTTAATTTCGTCCGCGTCATAGATTCGAATGATATCCTGCTATCCCAAACTCAGACACTGTACTACAACGCTGCGTCAACAAACGGTTATCCGGGTCAGATTTCTGAGATGAGACAGTACTTTGTTGAGGACGGCATACCGGGCGATTATATCAGTGAATCGTTTGAGTATTTCAAGGGTATTGAGGAACCGCCCTGTGAGGGAGAAAATGGTGCTCTCCGAAAGAAAATGTCTCCTAATGGAGATTCCACAATATATCACTACTGCGATCTCGTTGAGATTCCGGAGGCTCCGGCCGGTCTGTTCATGGTAGACTCGGATTCTAACCAATACGTGACTAACCCGGTCACATATTATGAAGCGAATGTAGATGGCAGTATTGACACGACAGAGACTCACATCGTAAACCCCTTGGGGCATCAGTGGTATAAAGCCGTTCGATTTCCTGATCAGGATTCACTTTCTACCGATGACACGCTTATCGACCAATCCGATTGCGTTTTTCAATCTAGCGTAGTGGCCTATGACAGTTACCAGATCGCTGTCATGCTTTCGGCTGTTCCGCCGGAGGACGACGGCGACGTGGATACTCTTATTCCCTCCGCCAGTGGACATGTGTTCTGGTCACTTGAAGTCACGGAAATTCAGTACGAGACATACGCGTGGATTCAAATCAATGGCATAAGGTTCTATGCAAGCGACGAGCAATTGGTCAACTCCGGTGTAGCAACAGTTAGTCCTAATGACACTATAATAGTAAAGGCTTGGGTTGACCCGAACGACTTCGAAGGAACAGCCAGAGCCGAAGCGGCGTTTTACACCGACTGTCCGGATCTGGAACCGGACGAGACAAATGCGATGGTTTCTTACCAACAACTGGATGAAGAGTGGAAGCCGCTGAAGGTCGTCGATGCAAACGGCATGCTCTCGACTGCAACCTATGACAGGTTGGGCCGCGTATCGATGGTGACCCTACCGGGAGACTTCGGCTACTCGTACTATAATGAAGATACTACCGATTATGCAAAAACCGAAATACCGTCTTCAGACGGGGAGGTATGCTACTTCTCTAGCCGGTGCTACACCTATTCCGATACTCTCCAGATAGGATGGGATGCTTATTATGATGACAACAAGCACATGTGGTTTTTTACAGAAGCCAGGGATGCCTATCTGTCATTCAGATACGCCGTTCTTCCGGACGTCATTGACAGCGTTTTCCTCAACTATTACTGTCTTCGGGATGATGCGTGGCGGGTCGGTTTGTATCAATGTCCGGTCTATCCCGAATATAACTCAGACCTCACCGGAATTGAAGAATGCCTCATTCCAAATGTCTATCCACAGGTAGGGGCTAACAGACTCAATGTCACAGATATCGTTGACCGTTATTGGTATCCGAAGGCTCTCGTACTTCGGGCAGATACGACGTTTCCTGAAGATGAAGGTCCGCAGTACTCGGTGATTTGCTCATCGGAACATGCGAATTCAAGCTACCATCCATATCTGGAGATACACGGTCGCAACATTTCCAACGAATCCGATAGCTCGTGGACGATCATTTATACCTATGATGATACGCGCGATGATTACGACGGTATCAGTGTCACTCGACAGGTACGCCCGAATATAGGGGAGTACACTCCTACAACGCGCACATGGTTTGACGGGCTAGGCCGGCCGGAGCGAACGGAATATATCGATTCCGACGACTCCTACGACTACACGACCATCGGCTACGATTACGCCGGGCGAGTGGGTCGTACTACCGATCAGCTGGGCTACTCCACAAGAAGCGCCTTCGACGTTCTTGACCGAACTACGGAAACCACCTTCCCCTCATCACTGTCTACAGCACCGCATATCAGCCTGGAGTATGGAGACGACACGGTTTGGCCGTTCTTCCGGGGTCCCGGTTACGATTGTCAAAGGACAATAACGACTGATGAAAACGGCGTCATGCACTACCAGTTCGCCGACAAACTGGGGCAGACCAGGTTGTCGAGCATATCCGATGGCACGCGCTGGATATACACCCATTTCAACTACGATGATTTGGGTAATCTGATCGAAGTGATGCGCCCAGGCAGAGCGGGGGAATCCGGGACAAAGACCTATTTCGACGCGATTCTCTACGAGTACAATTCGCTCGGCCAGTTGACCCGGGAGTGCACCGCCGTGCGAGATACATCGACCGATACCTATGACACCACCGTTGGCGACTACGACGCGATACACTACGTTTACGACAAAAACGGCAACCTGATCGGCAAGCAGGACGGCAACCTGGCAGGTTTAAGCAGTTGGCTCTACACGGCGTACGACGGCATCAACCGGGTCACCCACAGCGGCAGGCTTCAGATCGATGCGACCGGTGATACGGTATATGTCGATACGCTGATGCGGTATTTCTACGATCAGGATAGCTGTGCCAATTCCAAGGGCAGGCTGTCTATCAACCTGGCCACAGTCCGCGGAGACAACTACGGCGAACAGTATGACTATGACGCCAGGGGCCGCCTGATCCGTCAGAAGAACGTCTTTTATCCGTCACTGGTGCACCAAGAGGATCAATACTGGCTTGTTGCCGGTCCGGTTGGCGGGCGCAAACATGTCATAGAATATGGCTACAACCATGCTGACCAGATGACATCGCTGGAGTATCCTGATGGCACGGTTGTCACCTATGCCTATGATGATCGCGGACGTCTGGCGTCGGTCGGGACGGCGCAGGACCCGGACCGCTATGCGTCATTCACCTACACCCCGCGTGACGAGATTGAGACAGTTGTGCTGGGCGACAATATTCAGTCGATGGATTACGCCTACAACGAGCGCGGCTGGTTGACTTCGATAAACGACGGTGCCATCGCGAATGGGGACATGTTCGGCGAAGACCTGTACTACTATTCCCACCCGACACATGCCGAGGCCACCGGCCAGTTGAACGGCAATCTGCTGGGGCAGAAGCTGACGCTTCCGGATGGGGAGACACAGACATACCTGTATGGCTACGATCGTCTGGACCGGCTGATGGATGTGTATTTGGATGAAGCCGCTGCCGAAATTGAGAGTTTCACCTACGACGGCAACGGCAACCGGATGTCGTATTCTCAGTACGATATCGGCGGCCGGACTTACAACTATCTCAGTGGAACCAACAAGCTGACGGGCATAAGCAGCAGCGTGGATTCGCTTGAGAACTCGTATCAGTACGACGCCAACGGCAATATCAGCGGCGATGCAGCACGGGCGGCGACTTTCGCTTACGACCATTTTAACCGATTGGAGAAGGTCTATCTTGATGGCGACTGGGGTGACGATGAGATCACCTTTGCATACAACAACAGTGGTGACCGGGTGGTAAAGAAATACTACTATCACTATCGGGATCTGTGTGTAAACAACGACCCTGACTCAAATATCGATGCCAGCCAGCAACGCGGCTATCAGGAGGCCTATCGTAGCGCCTACGAAGGGGATGATCCGAACACGGTTGAACTTGCCGCGGCAGGCGGTCCGCCAAAAGAATATTGTACCTACAGCGCCGCTGTGGAAACGCATTATGTGCGTGGAGCGGGCGGTAAGGTGCTGGCGGAGTATGAAATCGCCCCGGACGGCGTCTATACTCTGGTTCGCAAGTATGTCTATGCCGGTGATCAGCGGATAGCCATGATTGACGCCCAGGGGGGTGTGTATTTCTATCTGAATGACCATCTCGGGTCGGCCAGGGTGGTGGTTTCTGAGAAGAGCGGCGGCACGGTGAAGGATGTTTACAGCCGATACTGGGCGTTTGGGGCCGATGCCGACCTGACGGTTACCACCGGTCAACCGTTTAAGTACACCGGTAAGCCGTTTGACAATGAAGGGGGGATGGGGTTATATTATTACGGGGCGAGGTATTATGCTCCGGAGCTGGGTCGGTTCACGGCTATTGACCCGCTGGCGAGTAAATATCCGGGCCTCAGCCCGTATGTTTATTGCGCCAATAACCCGATGAAGTTCGTGGACCCGGATGGGAGGACTGTCACAATAACGGGCAATGAAGCACAGCAAGCCGTAGACGCATTGGGTAAACAGTATAATAATCTCACAATAACTCGCGACACGGCGTCGGGTCAGGTATCGGCATCGGGAAATGCTCAGACAGATGCAGAGAAGAAGTTCGTAGAAGCGGTGAACAGCCAGAAGATTAATGTGAACCTGACGACCGTGGAGGCTGGAGCCACGGTACCCGGCACAAATTCATCGGTAGCGGTCGGAAGTTTCAATGGCAGCACCACAGACAAAAACGGGGTGGTTCAGACGTCACAGTACATATGTATGTCACACGCTCAGGTGATAGAAAACATAGACGGTTGGACTCAGGGGCAGACTGTAATGCATGAAGTCCTTGAGTCCTATTTGGGGGGGGTGAATAATCCCGGCCAGGCGCCATCCGCGGCCAGCTACGATGCGGCTCACAGAGGGGCGATGTCCATCGGGCCAGGCCCGGACGGAGTACGTGCAATGGGCACGTGGACAACACCCGCCGGGCGGACGGTTATGCACCTACTCGGACCGCGCGGAAAAGCGGGTGGTCTGCTGATAAGAAAGTAG
- a CDS encoding NTP transferase domain-containing protein produces the protein MSQPRAAIVLAAGKGKRMKSDLPKVLHAIHGRSMIRMVMDTLTALKFDKIVVVVGFKGKMVEKEVGGYDAEVVWQHEQLGTGHAVMMAKEALKDFEGTTLVALGDVPFLRGETIEKLFDVHKRTSAKATCLSAILDDSTGYGRIVRDGGSDVLKEIVEHKDASEEIRRIKEINTGTFCFDNMLLFETLTEIKSDNAQGEYYLTDCVKIMYNRGLRVSVMAVDNPDEGLGVNSADQLEELAKKFESAS, from the coding sequence ATGTCCCAGCCCAGAGCGGCAATTGTCCTGGCTGCCGGAAAAGGCAAACGGATGAAATCCGACCTGCCCAAAGTCCTTCACGCTATCCACGGCCGCTCCATGATCAGAATGGTCATGGATACTCTGACCGCGCTTAAGTTCGACAAAATAGTCGTCGTGGTCGGCTTCAAAGGGAAGATGGTTGAAAAGGAAGTCGGGGGCTATGATGCCGAAGTTGTCTGGCAGCACGAACAGCTCGGTACCGGTCACGCCGTCATGATGGCCAAAGAGGCTCTTAAAGATTTCGAGGGAACCACATTGGTCGCTCTCGGTGATGTACCGTTTCTGAGGGGTGAGACAATAGAGAAGCTTTTCGATGTTCACAAGCGGACCAGCGCGAAAGCGACCTGCCTGTCGGCGATACTCGATGATTCCACCGGCTACGGGCGGATTGTCCGCGATGGGGGCAGCGATGTGCTGAAGGAGATAGTCGAGCACAAGGATGCTTCCGAAGAAATCCGGCGCATAAAAGAAATCAACACCGGCACATTCTGCTTCGACAATATGCTGCTATTTGAGACTCTGACCGAAATCAAAAGCGACAACGCCCAGGGTGAATATTACCTGACCGACTGTGTTAAAATTATGTACAATAGGGGCTTGAGGGTGTCCGTGATGGCTGTGGATAACCCCGATGAAGGCCTCGGTGTGAACTCGGCAGACCAGCTCGAGGAATTGGCTAAAAAATTCGAGTCGGCAAGCTGA
- the rho gene encoding transcription termination factor Rho, translating into MATELSDLKAKTIADLLKMAEELDIPGVSGLRKSELIYKIMEHTSSSEGNILAEGVLEILDEGYGFLRSPDYNYLPGQDDIYVSPSQIKRFDLKTGDIISGQVRPPKDNERYFALLKIEAVTYEDPDQAKHKTLFDNLTPLYPNVPFLTEVNPEELTTRIIDLMCPIGKGQRALITSPPKAGKTIILQKIAQAITANHPEVKLIVLLIDERPEEVTDMKRSVKGEVVSSTFDEPAERHVQVANMVLEKSKRLVEHGHDVVILLDSITRLARAHNAVVPHSGKILSGGVDSNALHKPKRFFGAARNIEEGGSLTIVATALIETGSRMDEVIFEEFKGTGNMEMVLDRRLSDRRIFPAMDINRSSTRKEELLIDAETLNKIWILRKFLAEMNPIEAMEFLLDRLKKTKSNKKFLASMKD; encoded by the coding sequence ATGGCCACTGAACTCAGTGATCTGAAAGCAAAAACGATAGCCGATCTGTTAAAGATGGCTGAGGAGCTCGATATTCCCGGCGTGTCCGGGCTTCGCAAATCCGAGCTCATCTACAAAATCATGGAGCACACCTCCTCCAGCGAAGGCAATATCCTCGCTGAAGGCGTGCTCGAAATTCTCGACGAGGGCTACGGATTCCTTCGTTCGCCCGACTACAACTATCTGCCGGGGCAGGATGATATCTATGTCTCCCCATCGCAGATCAAACGCTTCGACCTCAAAACCGGCGATATCATCTCCGGCCAGGTCCGTCCGCCAAAAGACAACGAGCGCTATTTCGCGCTTCTCAAAATCGAAGCGGTCACCTACGAAGACCCCGACCAGGCCAAACACAAAACATTGTTCGACAACCTGACGCCGCTCTATCCTAACGTGCCGTTTCTCACCGAGGTCAATCCCGAGGAGTTGACGACGCGTATTATCGATCTGATGTGCCCGATCGGAAAGGGACAGCGCGCGCTGATCACCTCGCCGCCCAAGGCGGGTAAGACGATCATTCTTCAGAAGATCGCGCAGGCGATTACGGCCAACCATCCCGAAGTGAAATTGATAGTGCTTTTGATCGACGAACGCCCCGAAGAAGTTACCGATATGAAGCGCTCGGTTAAGGGCGAAGTGGTATCGTCGACCTTCGACGAACCGGCCGAACGTCACGTGCAGGTCGCCAATATGGTGCTGGAGAAATCCAAACGTCTGGTAGAGCACGGTCACGATGTTGTCATTCTGCTCGATTCGATTACGCGTCTGGCGCGCGCCCACAACGCGGTCGTGCCGCACTCCGGCAAGATTCTATCGGGCGGTGTCGATTCCAACGCGCTTCACAAACCGAAACGATTTTTCGGCGCGGCCCGTAATATCGAAGAGGGCGGTTCGCTCACGATCGTGGCGACGGCGCTCATTGAGACCGGTTCACGTATGGACGAGGTTATTTTCGAAGAGTTCAAGGGAACGGGTAATATGGAAATGGTGCTCGACAGGCGCCTTTCCGACCGTCGTATCTTCCCGGCTATGGACATCAACCGTTCTTCGACGCGTAAGGAAGAACTTCTGATCGACGCCGAGACCTTGAACAAGATCTGGATTCTTCGCAAGTTCCTTGCGGAGATGAATCCGATCGAGGCTATGGAATTCCTCTTGGATCGTCTTAAAAAGACCAAGAGCAACAAGAAATTCCTCGCCTCCATGAAAGACTGA
- a CDS encoding NUDIX domain-containing protein — protein sequence MSDHTNIKIESPGVNVAVVKKDYDGWKFLILKRAEGESYGGYWGFMTGGKMGDETVAQVVVRELKEETGLTPDSMWASEYLVQFYEPEYDTIWVLPLIVAVVSESAKVELSPENCEFRWLAPYKAKNLVSWKNLVRAIDEISEELEIFPARNWVEIKA from the coding sequence ATGAGTGACCATACGAACATAAAGATCGAATCCCCCGGTGTGAATGTTGCGGTAGTGAAGAAAGACTACGATGGCTGGAAATTTCTGATTCTGAAACGGGCCGAAGGTGAATCCTATGGCGGCTACTGGGGTTTTATGACGGGCGGCAAAATGGGCGATGAAACAGTCGCGCAGGTTGTTGTCAGAGAGCTAAAAGAAGAAACCGGGCTGACCCCGGACAGCATGTGGGCCTCCGAATATCTGGTCCAGTTCTACGAGCCGGAATATGACACTATCTGGGTACTGCCTCTGATAGTGGCGGTCGTGTCGGAATCGGCCAAAGTGGAACTCTCGCCGGAAAACTGCGAATTCCGCTGGCTGGCCCCTTACAAGGCCAAAAACCTCGTGAGCTGGAAAAACCTCGTTCGGGCTATCGATGAAATTTCCGAGGAACTGGAGATTTTCCCGGCCCGCAACTGGGTCGAAATCAAGGCTTAA
- the rsfS gene encoding ribosome silencing factor has product MVQALKKKLSSLALARMAGQLALSKKGFDVKILKLESISSVCDYFVIVSGEADVHAKALGNAIVDGLYDAGYKPYHEEGMSEGRWILLDYIDVVVHVFLEPTRRFYALEKLWGDAPVEELADD; this is encoded by the coding sequence ATGGTACAAGCGTTGAAGAAAAAGTTATCATCCCTCGCACTGGCCCGAATGGCGGGTCAACTGGCCCTCTCGAAAAAAGGTTTCGATGTTAAAATCCTCAAACTTGAATCTATATCCTCGGTGTGCGACTATTTCGTTATTGTCTCGGGCGAGGCCGATGTTCACGCCAAGGCGCTCGGCAACGCCATTGTCGACGGACTCTATGACGCCGGGTACAAACCGTATCACGAAGAAGGGATGAGCGAAGGACGCTGGATCCTTCTGGATTATATCGATGTAGTGGTTCACGTTTTTCTCGAACCGACCCGGCGCTTCTACGCGCTCGAGAAACTCTGGGGCGACGCTCCCGTGGAAGAGCTCGCCGACGATTGA
- a CDS encoding LytR C-terminal domain-containing protein — MSAQTGNKKENVIRILQMGLVLVFFVVVLFVGTFAVRVTRGVSKTIDAPAHMIRLEILNGCSQAGIASRAGKILTEYADPNLEIKVIATGDFDIRKVTKTFVIAREKDKTASKLLARTLGLDQSEVLYKPMENNYRQISTTLVLGEDHDSVITLDLLSKE, encoded by the coding sequence ATGTCCGCTCAAACTGGTAATAAAAAAGAGAATGTCATTCGAATTTTGCAGATGGGCCTCGTGCTCGTCTTCTTCGTCGTCGTATTGTTCGTGGGTACGTTCGCCGTTCGGGTGACACGCGGGGTCAGCAAAACGATAGACGCCCCCGCTCACATGATTCGACTCGAGATCCTCAACGGGTGCAGCCAGGCCGGGATCGCCTCGCGGGCAGGCAAGATTCTCACGGAGTACGCCGATCCGAACCTGGAAATAAAAGTTATCGCCACGGGCGATTTCGATATCAGAAAAGTAACCAAGACATTCGTGATAGCGCGCGAAAAAGACAAAACCGCCTCCAAACTGTTGGCAAGGACCCTCGGTCTTGACCAGTCCGAGGTTTTATATAAACCGATGGAAAACAACTACCGGCAAATTTCGACAACACTGGTTCTGGGCGAAGACCACGATTCAGTGATAACCCTGGACTTATTATCCAAGGAGTAA
- the panD gene encoding aspartate 1-decarboxylase, producing MLITVCKSKIHRATVTDANLDYVGSIAIDFDLMKKADLVEYEKVQVANISNGERLETYVIKAPAGSGAITLNGAAARKGSKGDLVIIIAYGHIEKDKAADYKPAIVHVDKNNKPTNG from the coding sequence ATGCTTATTACAGTATGTAAATCAAAGATTCACCGCGCGACGGTGACCGATGCCAACCTTGACTATGTCGGATCGATCGCTATCGATTTCGACCTGATGAAAAAGGCCGACCTGGTCGAGTACGAAAAAGTCCAGGTGGCCAATATCTCCAACGGCGAGCGGCTTGAGACTTATGTCATAAAAGCCCCGGCCGGAAGCGGTGCTATCACGCTCAACGGCGCCGCCGCCCGCAAAGGCAGCAAAGGCGACCTGGTCATAATCATCGCCTATGGCCATATCGAAAAGGACAAGGCCGCCGATTACAAACCGGCGATTGTGCATGTCGATAAAAACAACAAGCCCACTAACGGCTGA